A single region of the Enterobacteriaceae endosymbiont of Donacia tomentosa genome encodes:
- the metB gene encoding cystathionine gamma-synthase, which produces MSYSYKKRTISVHDGLNKDKQYGSVVPPIYLTSTYSFSSFNKPRKYDYSRKSNPTRDTVQKVIASLEKGLGCILTNSGMSALYLIIITLLKPGDLIICPNDCYGGSYRLFKSLLYKKIYRVKFITMHNEKQFLLSLTYKPKIIFIESPSNPLLNVIDIAYYCKKIRQSNAISIIDNTLLSPVLQNPLELGSDLVIHSCTKYLNGHSDIISGAIISNNKIFINELLWWANNLGLTNSVFDSYFLLRGIRTLYPRLKIAQENALSIIKYLKKQKLVKKIYHTSLNSNIGHEIAKKQQKGFGAILSFEFNGSKKMLEIFLNSLNLFTLAESFGGVESLISHSATMTHACITKEEMTKAGISHLLLRISVGIEDPKDLIADLDKAFSNAIKDYK; this is translated from the coding sequence ATGAGCTATTCCTATAAAAAAAGAACTATTTCAGTCCATGATGGTTTAAATAAAGATAAACAATACGGAAGTGTAGTTCCTCCTATATATTTAACTAGTACATATAGTTTTAGTAGTTTTAATAAACCTAGAAAATATGATTATTCAAGAAAAAGTAATCCTACACGTGATACTGTGCAAAAAGTCATTGCATCTTTAGAAAAAGGTTTAGGTTGTATTCTTACAAATAGTGGAATGTCTGCACTTTATTTAATAATTATTACTTTGTTAAAACCAGGTGATTTAATAATTTGTCCTAATGATTGTTATGGTGGTAGTTATCGATTATTTAAAAGTCTTTTATATAAAAAAATATATAGAGTAAAATTTATTACTATGCATAATGAAAAACAATTTTTGTTATCATTAACGTATAAACCTAAAATTATTTTTATAGAAAGTCCTAGTAATCCATTACTAAATGTTATTGATATTGCTTATTATTGTAAAAAAATTAGACAATCTAATGCAATTAGTATAATTGATAACACCTTATTAAGTCCAGTATTACAAAATCCATTAGAATTAGGATCAGATTTGGTAATTCATTCATGTACAAAATATTTAAATGGGCATTCTGATATTATTTCAGGAGCTATTATTTCAAATAATAAAATTTTTATTAATGAATTATTATGGTGGGCTAATAATTTAGGTTTAACAAATTCTGTTTTTGATAGTTATTTTTTATTAAGAGGTATAAGGACTTTATATCCTAGACTAAAAATAGCACAAGAAAACGCTCTGAGCATAATAAAATATTTAAAAAAACAAAAATTAGTAAAAAAAATATATCATACATCACTTAATAGTAATATTGGTCATGAGATAGCAAAAAAACAACAGAAGGGGTTTGGAGCTATATTAAGTTTTGAATTTAATGGTTCTAAAAAAATGTTAGAAATTTTTTTGAATTCGTTAAATTTATTTACTTTAGCTGAATCTTTTGGAGGTGTTGAAAGTTTAATTTCTCATTCTGCAACTATGACACATGCTTGTATAACAAAAGAAGAAATGACTAAAGCGGGTATTTCCCATTTATTACTAAGAATATCAGTCGGTATTGAAGACCCAAAAGATCTTATAGCTGATTTAGATAAAGCATTTTCGAATGCTATTAAAGATTATAAATAA
- the gltX gene encoding glutamate--tRNA ligase yields MKVITRFAPSPTGNLHIGNIRTALYSWLFAKKNNGKFILRIEDTDVKRSKKIFIENITKTLKWLNINWDEGPYLQSQRFKKHNIFIDKMLSSGHVYKCFCTKEELANQKQEQISKKKKIRYNGKCRNLNNLVNNTKPYVIRFRIPDKGFITFIDKIRGKIIVYNNELDDFIIKRTDGTLTYNFCVVLDDLDMNITHIIRGEEHINNTPKQIHIINAIGAKIPIYAHVSMITDKFKKKISKRYHSINILEYKKNGYLPEALLNYILRLGWSYGNKEIFSLEEMKKLFNLKNLNKSPSIFNIDKLNWLNRYYLNKLPEKYMVNYLTKFCQQKNINTHNGPKIKNLYKIFSNRCNTLNEINNLCYIFYMDPIYSKNILIKQYLNLKNKIILKKLLKKFKLIHLWSVKNINLIVKEIMTELDINLKNVIMPLRIAVTGKNNTPPISSILFLMGQNKVINHLKNAISFIEFNN; encoded by the coding sequence ATGAAAGTAATTACTAGATTTGCTCCCAGTCCTACTGGAAACTTACACATAGGTAATATTCGTACTGCTTTATATTCTTGGTTATTTGCAAAAAAAAATAATGGTAAATTTATATTACGTATTGAAGATACTGATGTAAAAAGATCAAAAAAAATTTTTATTGAAAATATTACTAAAACATTAAAATGGTTAAATATTAATTGGGATGAAGGACCATACTTACAAAGTCAAAGATTTAAAAAACATAATATCTTTATTGATAAAATGCTAAGTAGTGGACATGTTTATAAATGTTTTTGTACTAAAGAAGAATTAGCAAACCAGAAACAAGAACAAATATCTAAAAAAAAAAAAATTAGATATAATGGTAAGTGTCGTAATTTAAATAATTTAGTAAATAATACGAAACCTTATGTAATAAGATTTCGTATACCAGATAAAGGATTTATTACGTTTATAGATAAAATTCGAGGAAAAATCATAGTTTATAATAACGAATTAGATGATTTCATAATTAAAAGAACAGATGGTACATTAACTTATAATTTTTGTGTTGTTTTAGATGATTTAGATATGAATATTACTCATATAATTAGAGGTGAAGAGCATATTAATAATACTCCTAAACAAATACATATAATTAACGCTATTGGAGCTAAAATACCTATTTATGCTCATGTATCAATGATTACTGATAAATTTAAAAAAAAAATATCTAAAAGATATCATTCTATAAATATTTTAGAATATAAAAAAAATGGATATTTACCCGAAGCTCTATTAAATTATATTTTACGATTAGGATGGTCTTATGGTAATAAAGAAATTTTTTCATTAGAAGAAATGAAAAAACTATTTAATTTAAAAAATCTCAACAAATCACCAAGTATTTTTAATATTGATAAATTAAATTGGTTAAATAGATATTATTTAAATAAGTTGCCAGAAAAATATATGGTTAATTATTTAACCAAATTTTGCCAACAAAAAAATATTAATACTCATAACGGTCCTAAAATAAAAAATTTATATAAAATATTTTCCAATAGATGTAATACATTAAATGAAATTAATAATTTATGTTATATTTTTTATATGGATCCTATTTATTCTAAAAATATTTTAATTAAACAATATTTAAATTTAAAAAATAAAATAATACTAAAAAAATTACTCAAAAAATTCAAATTAATACACTTATGGTCAGTAAAAAATATTAATTTAATTGTTAAAGAAATAATGACAGAATTAGATATCAATTTAAAAAATGTAATTATGCCTTTACGTATAGCTGTTACAGGTAAAAATAATACCCCGCCCATTAGTAGTATATTATTTTTAATGGGACAAAATAAAGTTATAAACCATTTAAAAAATGCAATAAGTTTCATTGAATTCAATAATTAA
- the hspQ gene encoding heat shock protein HspQ: MMITSKFGIGQQVRHKLLGFLGVIVDVDPEYSLNDPKIDEVAESITLRNKPWYHVVMEDDSGRPIHTYLAEVQLSGEPADNEHPDNSSLDELSESIKKQLVTPRLRN, from the coding sequence ATAATGATTACCAGTAAATTTGGTATTGGGCAACAAGTTAGACATAAATTATTAGGTTTTTTAGGAGTTATTGTTGACGTTGACCCTGAATATTCTTTAAATGATCCAAAAATTGATGAAGTAGCAGAAAGTATAACATTAAGAAATAAACCATGGTATCATGTAGTAATGGAAGATGATTCAGGACGTCCTATACACACATATTTAGCAGAAGTGCAATTATCCGGAGAACCTGCAGATAATGAACATCCAGATAATTCATCATTAGATGAATTATCTGAATCTATAAAAAAGCAATTAGTTACTCCAAGATTAAGAAATTAA
- the alr gene encoding alanine racemase: MIETRPIIAIINNNALKNNLKTIKNIAHKSKIWAVIKANAYGHGIKNVFKSLEKSDGFAVLTLDEAILLRENYCKKPILLLEGFFNKQDLRLIYKYYLTIVIHNKWQLDILIKNPPQYPIEVYIKINTGLNRLGFKNENIINIINIIKKNIKISNVTLMTHFINASKNSNLVLKQLLYMKKIIHNYTFFRSFANSAAILWHPQTHYDWVRPGIILYGASPTGNWRDISKKKIKPVMTLKSRIISIQKIYPGEIVGYNCEYYTYKKRKIGIVACGYADGYPKNISNNTPVLVEGIRTTILGNIFMDMLIVDLCKIPSAKVGSQVELWGNNIKIDEIAKSANTISYELMCSLSKRVPRIIK, from the coding sequence ATGATAGAAACTAGACCTATTATTGCAATTATTAATAATAATGCATTAAAAAATAATTTAAAAACTATTAAAAATATTGCACATAAATCCAAAATTTGGGCTGTTATAAAAGCAAATGCTTATGGTCATGGCATTAAAAATGTTTTTAAAAGTCTTGAAAAAAGTGATGGGTTTGCAGTATTAACTTTAGATGAAGCAATACTTTTAAGAGAAAATTATTGTAAAAAACCAATACTTTTATTAGAAGGTTTTTTTAATAAACAAGATTTACGTCTTATTTATAAATACTATTTAACAATAGTAATACATAATAAATGGCAACTTGATATTTTAATAAAAAATCCTCCGCAATACCCTATTGAAGTATATATTAAAATTAATACTGGTTTAAATAGATTAGGATTTAAAAATGAAAATATTATTAATATAATTAACATCATAAAAAAAAATATTAAAATTAGTAATGTTACTTTAATGACTCATTTTATTAATGCTTCAAAAAATTCTAATCTTGTATTAAAACAATTATTATATATGAAAAAAATTATTCATAATTATACATTCTTTCGTTCATTTGCAAATTCTGCTGCTATATTATGGCATCCTCAGACACATTATGATTGGGTTAGACCTGGAATTATATTATACGGAGCTTCTCCTACAGGAAATTGGAGAGATATATCAAAAAAAAAAATAAAACCAGTCATGACTTTAAAAAGTAGAATTATATCAATTCAAAAAATTTATCCAGGAGAAATTGTAGGTTATAATTGTGAATATTATACATATAAAAAACGTAAAATAGGAATAGTTGCATGTGGATATGCTGATGGATATCCAAAAAATATTTCTAATAATACTCCTGTATTAGTAGAAGGAATTAGAACCACTATTTTAGGAAATATATTTATGGATATGTTAATTGTAGATTTATGCAAAATACCTTCAGCAAAAGTTGGTAGTCAAGTAGAATTATGGGGTAATAATATTAAAATAGATGAAATAGCAAAATCTGCTAATACAATTAGTTACGAATTAATGTGTTCTTTATCAAAAAGAGTACCTAGAATAATAAAATAA
- the metG gene encoding methionine--tRNA ligase has product MQFKKILVTCALPYANGDIHIGHMLEHIQADIWVRYHRMMGHKVFFICADDAHGTPIMLKAQELKISTEEMIKKIYHKHVLDFTKFNISYDNYYTTHSKENYFFSKLIFNRLNKKNLIKKEIIQQLYDLHYNIFLPDRYVKGDCPQCKSIGQYGDNCEICGAIYSSSNLINPISILSNTKPILRNSEHYFFDLPKFNKILITWINSGVLEKTVSNKVKEWLFSGLKKWDISRDAPYFGFKIPKSINKYFYVWLDAPIGYIGTFKNLCNKNKKLNFDEWWNKNSKTKLYHFIGKDIIYFHSLFWPAMLEGSDFRKPDKLFVHGHVTLNGQKMSKSRGRFITAKLWLKYLDTDSLRYYYASKLSSNINDIDFNPLDFVKNINGDIVNKIVNIAARNAYFINNYFGNNLSKTINMKLYLRFVQKSEIIHNYLKSCKFSHVIKEILMLSDIANRYVDKHKPWLLIKDDAQKKNIQEICSMGINMFRVIMIYMKPIMPNLSQKTEFFLKKKLCFNKIKIPLINRKINKFQKLFERINITNLDKLIKISKR; this is encoded by the coding sequence ATGCAATTTAAAAAAATATTAGTAACTTGTGCATTACCATATGCTAATGGTGATATTCATATTGGCCATATGTTAGAACATATTCAAGCGGATATTTGGGTTAGATATCATCGAATGATGGGCCATAAGGTATTTTTTATTTGTGCTGATGATGCACATGGTACCCCTATTATGTTAAAAGCACAAGAATTAAAAATAAGTACAGAAGAAATGATTAAAAAAATATATCATAAACATGTATTAGATTTTACTAAATTTAATATTAGTTATGATAATTATTATACCACCCATAGTAAAGAAAATTATTTTTTTTCAAAATTAATTTTCAATCGTTTAAACAAAAAAAATTTAATAAAAAAAGAAATAATTCAACAATTATATGATTTACATTATAATATCTTTTTGCCTGATAGATATGTAAAGGGAGATTGTCCTCAGTGTAAGTCTATTGGACAATATGGTGATAATTGTGAAATTTGTGGTGCTATTTATTCGTCTAGTAATTTAATTAATCCTATATCAATTTTATCGAATACAAAACCTATATTACGAAATTCAGAACATTATTTTTTTGATCTTCCTAAATTTAATAAGATTTTAATAACTTGGATTAATTCTGGAGTTTTAGAAAAAACAGTTTCAAATAAAGTAAAAGAATGGTTGTTTTCTGGATTAAAAAAATGGGATATCTCTAGGGATGCACCATATTTCGGATTTAAAATTCCTAAATCTATAAATAAATATTTTTATGTATGGTTAGATGCACCTATTGGTTATATAGGTACTTTTAAAAATTTATGTAATAAAAATAAAAAATTAAATTTTGATGAATGGTGGAATAAAAATTCAAAAACAAAATTATATCATTTTATAGGTAAAGATATAATCTATTTTCATAGTTTATTTTGGCCTGCAATGCTAGAAGGTAGTGATTTTAGAAAACCTGATAAATTATTTGTACATGGACATGTTACATTAAATGGACAGAAAATGTCTAAATCTAGAGGTAGATTTATTACCGCAAAATTATGGTTAAAATATTTAGATACAGATAGTTTACGTTATTATTATGCTTCTAAATTATCATCTAATATTAATGATATTGATTTTAATCCTTTGGATTTCGTTAAAAATATAAATGGGGATATTGTTAATAAAATTGTAAATATAGCTGCAAGAAATGCTTATTTTATCAATAATTATTTTGGTAATAATTTATCTAAAACTATTAATATGAAATTGTATTTAAGATTTGTTCAAAAATCTGAAATTATTCATAATTATTTAAAAAGTTGTAAATTTAGTCATGTTATTAAAGAAATTTTAATGTTATCGGATATAGCTAATCGTTATGTTGATAAGCATAAACCATGGCTTTTAATTAAAGATGATGCACAAAAGAAAAATATTCAAGAAATTTGTTCTATGGGTATTAATATGTTTCGTGTAATTATGATTTATATGAAACCTATTATGCCTAATTTATCTCAAAAAACTGAATTTTTTCTAAAAAAAAAATTATGTTTTAATAAAATTAAAATACCTCTCATTAATAGAAAGATTAATAAGTTTCAAAAATTATTTGAACGTATTAATATTACAAATCTAGATAAATTGATAAAAATATCTAAAAGATAA
- a CDS encoding metal-dependent hydrolase: protein MTVRGHIIFSISSSILVQHFIFSKILYHDDWWRIIPVSIVTCLLPDIDNPKSILGRKIRIFSYFINKIFGHRGFTHSLLSIIIITFIILNKKFVDVIDVKLGLIIGYCSHIIADMLTPYGVPLLWPYKKKFRLPLIKKNLFKEDIFCYLYLTISLYSLYPICNNIIINLFNNMIL, encoded by the coding sequence ATGACAGTTAGAGGACATATAATATTTTCTATATCTAGTAGTATTTTAGTACAACATTTTATTTTTTCAAAAATATTATACCATGATGATTGGTGGCGTATTATACCTGTATCAATTGTCACATGTTTATTACCAGATATAGATAATCCTAAGTCTATTTTAGGGCGTAAAATTAGAATTTTTTCATATTTTATAAATAAAATCTTTGGACATAGGGGATTTACACATAGTTTATTATCAATAATAATAATTACATTTATTATTTTGAATAAAAAATTTGTTGATGTTATTGATGTTAAATTAGGATTAATTATTGGTTATTGTAGTCATATTATTGCAGATATGTTAACTCCTTATGGAGTTCCTTTATTATGGCCTTATAAAAAAAAGTTTAGATTACCACTTATTAAAAAAAATTTATTTAAAGAAGATATATTTTGTTATTTATATTTAACAATCTCATTATATTCATTGTATCCTATTTGTAATAATATTATAATAAATTTATTTAATAATATGATTTTATAA
- a CDS encoding exoribonuclease II, whose product MLYNNISLLKLKKQLTNTLPHIKGIIKIISQKIGILETDKNYIYTIPYIYLKNIMEGDYVLAKIEHNNEKLYAIPIKLLKSNINIFIGIIKKKNKNFFIIPEKKILLNNLIKCYIKKNVTHTLNDKDKVMAKIVHHPLRGDDIFLAEVIEYINQDNNYLLPWWSILSKYNLNTNPPDDWLCQKISFLDKNFFRKDLTHLCFITIDNNETKDIDDALYIEKISSKKLLVYVAISDPTAYIKQDSTIDKIASERMFTNYLPGLTIPLLPKLLSEDLCSLNPNKIRPVLICKMIINSEGFLLEKNKFLMGWIKSKAKLSYNNVSDWLEKKTSTWHPKNNDIENQIILLYKFYLYRKKWSNNHIVFFQNPDYKFIFGDKGKILNIIIEKKRIAHKMIEEIMITANICATEFLYKKSHFAIYNIYYGFDYNKINKVVLLLDQYGIKCDAAFLMTLKGYKTIFNKLNDLDLSFVINRIKKYQHITMFSTKPGPHFGLGLKRYATWTSPIRKFGDIINHRLIKSILNKDNIKKPLDNIYIIMNQQRRLNKQAEKDLLNFLYSIYFKKIFIRGQVFLSEIIDILSNGIKVRLIKSGALAFIPKHFLYQNLNDILIKPNKGMIFIKNKLLYKVTDQIQVIIKEINIHNNIIVKIV is encoded by the coding sequence ATGTTATATAATAATATATCACTTTTAAAACTTAAAAAACAACTGACAAACACGTTACCACATATCAAAGGTATTATAAAAATTATAAGTCAAAAAATAGGGATTTTAGAAACAGACAAAAATTATATATATACTATACCTTATATTTATTTAAAAAATATAATGGAGGGCGATTATGTATTAGCAAAAATAGAACATAATAATGAAAAATTATACGCTATACCAATAAAATTATTAAAATCAAATATTAATATATTTATTGGAATTATAAAAAAAAAGAATAAAAATTTTTTTATTATTCCAGAAAAGAAAATTTTACTAAATAATTTAATTAAATGTTATATAAAAAAAAATGTTACACATACGTTGAATGATAAAGATAAAGTAATGGCAAAAATTGTTCATCATCCATTAAGAGGGGATGATATTTTTCTTGCAGAAGTTATTGAGTATATTAATCAAGATAATAATTATTTGTTACCATGGTGGTCAATATTATCTAAATATAACCTTAATACTAATCCTCCTGATGATTGGCTTTGTCAAAAAATAAGTTTTTTAGATAAAAATTTCTTTAGAAAAGATTTAACTCATTTATGTTTTATCACAATAGATAATAATGAAACTAAAGATATAGACGATGCTTTATATATTGAAAAAATATCTTCAAAAAAATTATTAGTTTATGTCGCGATATCTGATCCTACAGCTTATATTAAACAAGATAGTACAATAGATAAAATTGCGTCAGAAAGAATGTTTACAAATTATTTACCAGGATTAACTATTCCTTTATTACCAAAATTATTATCAGAAGATTTATGTTCTCTAAATCCTAATAAAATTAGACCAGTTTTAATTTGTAAAATGATTATTAATAGTGAAGGTTTTTTATTAGAAAAGAATAAATTTTTAATGGGATGGATAAAATCCAAAGCTAAATTAAGTTATAATAATGTTTCTGATTGGTTAGAAAAAAAAACGAGTACCTGGCATCCTAAAAATAATGATATTGAAAATCAAATTATATTATTATATAAATTTTATTTATATAGGAAAAAATGGAGTAATAACCATATAGTTTTTTTTCAAAATCCTGATTATAAATTTATTTTTGGTGATAAAGGTAAAATATTAAATATAATAATAGAAAAAAAAAGAATTGCACATAAAATGATAGAGGAAATCATGATAACAGCAAATATATGTGCAACTGAGTTTTTATATAAAAAATCACATTTTGCAATATATAATATATATTATGGATTTGATTATAATAAAATTAACAAAGTAGTTTTACTATTAGATCAATATGGAATTAAATGTGATGCTGCTTTTTTAATGACTTTAAAAGGATATAAAACTATTTTTAATAAATTAAATGATTTAGATTTATCATTTGTTATTAATCGTATAAAAAAATATCAACATATTACTATGTTTAGTACAAAACCAGGACCGCATTTTGGTTTAGGATTAAAAAGATATGCTACATGGACATCTCCTATTAGAAAATTTGGTGATATAATTAATCATAGATTAATTAAATCTATTCTAAATAAAGATAATATTAAAAAACCTTTGGATAATATTTATATTATTATGAATCAACAACGGCGATTAAATAAACAAGCAGAAAAAGATTTATTAAATTTTTTATATTCAATTTATTTTAAAAAAATATTTATTCGTGGACAAGTTTTTTTGTCTGAAATAATTGATATATTATCTAATGGAATAAAGGTACGATTAATAAAAAGTGGTGCCTTAGCTTTTATTCCAAAACATTTTTTATATCAAAATTTAAATGATATTTTAATAAAACCTAATAAAGGGATGATTTTTATCAAAAATAAATTATTATATAAAGTAACCGATCAGATACAAGTTATTATTAAAGAAATAAATATTCATAACAATATTATTGTAAAAATTGTTTAA
- the ssb gene encoding single-stranded DNA-binding protein, protein MASKRGINKVIIIGNLGKDPEIRYMPNGNPVVNITVATSDNWKDKNTGESKEKTEWHRVVIFGKLAEIANEYLKKGSQVYIEGYLQTRKWQNQNGQDNYITEIIVSVGGTMQILGNLRQNDHNITNIFNKEKNKEISKKWNKKINEVNMINKNNNNDVSNKKNEDIIDFEDDLPF, encoded by the coding sequence ATGGCTAGTAAAAGAGGTATTAATAAAGTAATTATAATTGGAAATTTAGGTAAAGATCCAGAAATAAGATATATGCCTAATGGCAATCCTGTAGTAAATATTACAGTAGCAACATCAGATAATTGGAAAGATAAAAATACGGGAGAAAGTAAAGAAAAAACTGAATGGCATCGAGTGGTAATATTTGGTAAATTAGCTGAAATTGCAAATGAATATTTAAAAAAAGGTTCCCAAGTGTATATAGAAGGATATTTACAAACACGTAAATGGCAAAATCAAAATGGACAAGATAACTATATTACTGAAATAATAGTTAGTGTAGGTGGTACTATGCAAATATTAGGTAATTTACGCCAAAATGATCATAATATTACTAATATTTTTAATAAAGAAAAAAATAAAGAAATTTCAAAAAAATGGAATAAAAAAATTAATGAAGTTAATATGATAAATAAAAATAATAATAATGATGTATCTAATAAGAAAAATGAAGATATTATTGATTTTGAAGATGATCTTCCATTTTAG
- the rpoH gene encoding RNA polymerase sigma factor RpoH, with product MYKNIFTSDCKLFLIPVRTLDSYIYVTNSYPILTLKEERELSKKLYYKGDIKAAKKLILSHLRFVIHIAKNYSGYGLHQSDIIQEGNIGLMKAVRKFNPEVGVRLVSFAIHWIKAEIHEYVLRNWRIVKVATTKAQRKLFFNLRKTKPKLGWFNKNEIKTVAKKLGVSVKDVCEMESRMSAQDMTFNYSLKDNFKNSKNISSNFFLKDFNSNFAHIIEKNDWQQHISTKLYKAILMLDYRSRNIIILRWLSKNKKKITLQKLANYYGISAERIRQLEKNAMIKLRSTLGYLSQT from the coding sequence ATGTATAAAAATATATTCACCTCTGATTGTAAGTTGTTTCTTATACCAGTGAGAACATTAGATTCTTATATCTATGTTACTAATAGTTATCCTATACTAACTCTTAAGGAGGAAAGGGAATTATCAAAAAAATTATATTATAAAGGTGATATTAAAGCAGCAAAAAAGCTAATTTTATCTCATTTAAGATTTGTTATTCATATAGCAAAAAACTATTCTGGATATGGTTTACATCAATCTGATATTATCCAAGAAGGCAATATAGGCTTAATGAAAGCTGTACGTAAATTTAATCCTGAGGTTGGAGTACGTTTAGTTTCTTTTGCTATTCATTGGATAAAAGCTGAAATACATGAATATGTATTACGTAATTGGCGTATAGTTAAAGTAGCTACGACTAAAGCTCAGAGAAAATTATTTTTTAATTTAAGAAAAACAAAACCGAAATTAGGTTGGTTTAATAAAAATGAAATTAAAACAGTTGCAAAAAAATTAGGGGTATCAGTTAAAGATGTTTGTGAAATGGAATCTCGCATGTCTGCACAAGATATGACTTTTAACTATTCTTTGAAAGATAATTTCAAAAATAGTAAAAATATAAGTTCAAACTTTTTTTTAAAAGATTTTAATTCAAATTTTGCTCATATAATAGAAAAAAATGATTGGCAACAACATATTTCAACCAAATTATATAAAGCTATTTTAATGTTAGACTATCGTAGTCGTAACATTATTATTTTAAGATGGTTAAGTAAAAATAAAAAAAAAATTACTTTACAAAAATTAGCTAATTATTATGGAATATCTGCTGAACGTATTAGACAATTAGAAAAAAATGCTATGATAAAATTACGTTCTACATTAGGATATTTATCCCAAACATAA
- the ftsY gene encoding signal recognition particle-docking protein FtsY, which produces MINKKDSILNTKKKKTGIGFFSYFKKKLLKTSKTFSTNILNLFKKKYIINSQLFNELKEKLITSDISINTTKKIIDEAKKYAELNKLQNSSQLYEFIKQKMLNILLPIEIPLNINNGSKPFIILIIGVNGVGKTTTIGKLSNYFHNKGKSVLLASGDTFRAGAHEQLLSWSNKSKSIFMENNIKHDSSAIIYDAIYEAKKKNIDVLIADTAGRIHNNLSLMRELKKIVRVIKKTNKNNPDEIMLILDANIGQNSINQLKAFHDNIGVTGITITKLDGTARAGVIFSIAYEFNIPLRYVCIGEKIDDIHLFNAKNFIDAIFTKN; this is translated from the coding sequence ATGATAAATAAAAAAGATTCTATATTGAATACTAAAAAAAAAAAGACAGGAATCGGTTTTTTTAGTTATTTTAAAAAAAAATTATTAAAAACAAGTAAAACATTTAGCACTAATATTCTTAATCTTTTTAAAAAGAAATATATTATTAATTCACAATTATTTAATGAATTAAAAGAAAAATTAATTACTTCCGACATAAGTATAAATACCACTAAAAAAATTATTGATGAAGCTAAAAAATATGCAGAATTAAATAAACTGCAAAATTCTTCTCAATTATATGAATTCATCAAACAAAAAATGTTAAATATTCTATTACCTATTGAAATACCTTTAAATATTAATAATGGAAGTAAACCTTTTATAATATTAATTATTGGAGTTAACGGAGTTGGTAAAACGACTACAATAGGTAAATTATCAAATTATTTTCATAATAAGGGCAAATCAGTTCTTTTAGCTTCTGGAGATACTTTCAGAGCTGGTGCTCATGAACAATTATTATCATGGAGTAATAAAAGTAAGAGTATATTTATGGAAAATAATATTAAACATGATAGTTCAGCTATTATTTATGATGCAATATATGAAGCAAAAAAAAAAAATATTGATGTTTTAATAGCAGATACAGCAGGAAGAATTCATAATAATCTCTCTTTAATGAGAGAATTAAAAAAAATTGTCCGCGTTATAAAAAAAACTAACAAAAATAATCCAGACGAAATAATGTTAATTTTAGATGCTAATATTGGACAAAATTCTATTAATCAACTCAAAGCTTTTCATGATAATATAGGAGTAACAGGTATTACAATTACGAAATTAGATGGAACAGCAAGGGCTGGTGTTATTTTTTCTATAGCTTATGAATTTAATATACCATTAAGATATGTTTGTATTGGAGAAAAAATTGATGATATTCATTTATTTAATGCAAAAAATTTCATAGATGCTATTTTTACAAAAAATTAA